From a region of the Motacilla alba alba isolate MOTALB_02 chromosome 25, Motacilla_alba_V1.0_pri, whole genome shotgun sequence genome:
- the NIT1 gene encoding deaminated glutathione amidase isoform X3 → MAAPPDPSVSPGPPGGLVAVAQVTSTGDKEHNWRQCSALVRRAAAAGARAVFLPEGFDFIGDSPQHSLALAEPLHGDIVGRYRQLARECDVWLSLGGFHERGPDWDSTGRIYNSHLLLDSSGALVAAYRKLHLFDAALPGAPALCESSFTNPGRELLPPVDTPVGKLGLAVCYDLRFPELAQALRGAGAQILTFPSAFTVPTGAAHWEVLLRARAIECQCYVVAAAQTGRHNASRASFGHSLVADPWGAVVAQCHEGPGLCLAQLDLAYLEQVRRDLPVHGHRRGDIYGTLPGTPGT, encoded by the exons aTGGCAGCGCCCCCAGACCCCTCGGTGTCCCCCGGCCCCCCGGGCGGGCTGGTGGCGGTGGCCCAGGTGACAAGCACGGGGGACAAGGAGCACAACTGGCGGCAGTGCTCGGCGCTGGTGCGGcgcgcggcggccgcgggggccCGGGCCGTGTTCCTGCCCGAGGGCTTCGACTTCATCGGGGAcagtccccagcacagcctggcgCTGGCAGAGCCGCTGCACGGGGACATCGTGGGACGCTACCGCCAGCTGGCCAG ggagtGTGACGTGTGGCTCTCCCTCGGGGGCTTCCACGAGCGTGGCCCGGACTGGGACAGCACCGGGCGGATCTACAACAGCCACCTGCTGCTGGACAGCTCGG gcgCGCTGGTGGCCGCGTACCGCAAGCTGCACCTGTTTGacgcggcgctgccgggggcgCCGGCGCTGTGCGAGAGCTCCTTCACCAACCCCGgccgggagctgctgccccccgTCGACACCCCCGTGGGCAAG ctggggctggccgTGTGCTATGACCTGCGTTTCCCGGAGCTGGCCCAGGCCCTGCGCGGGGCCGGTGCCCAGATCCTGACCTTCCCCTCGGCCTTCACCGTGCCCACCGGAGCCGCGCACTGGGAG GTGCTGCTGCGTGCCCGTGCCATCGAGTGCCAGTGCTACGTGGTGGCCGCGGCTCAGACCGGCCGGCACAACGCCAGCCGCGCGTCCTTCGGCCACTCGCTGGTGGCCGACCCCTGGGGCGCCGTGGTGGCCCAGTGCCACGaggggccggggctgtgcctggcCCAGCTCGACCTGGCCTACCTGGAGCAGGTGCGCAGGGACCTGCCCGTGCACGGCCACCGCCGTGGGGACATCTACGGGACTCTgccggggacaccggggacgTGA
- the NIT1 gene encoding deaminated glutathione amidase isoform X2 encodes MLRVAPRALLCCPPRASRAPQSSSAAGSPAAMAAPPDPSVSPGPPGGLVAVAQVTSTGDKEHNWRQCSALVRRAAAAGARAVFLPEGFDFIGDSPQHSLALAEPLHGDIVGRYRQLARECDVWLSLGGFHERGPDWDSTGRIYNSHLLLDSSGALVAAYRKLHLFDAALPGAPALCESSFTNPGRELLPPVDTPVGKLGLAVCYDLRFPELAQALRGAGAQILTFPSAFTVPTGAAHWEVLLRARAIECQCYVVAAAQTGRHNASRASFGHSLVADPWGAVVAQCHEGPGLCLAQLDLAYLEQVRRDLPVHGHRRGDIYGTLPGTPGT; translated from the exons AT gctgagggTGGCCCCCcgggccctgctgtgctgcccccCGAGAGCCTCGAGAGCCCCCCAGAGCTCCAGCGCGGCGGGCAG ccccgcggccaTGGCAGCGCCCCCAGACCCCTCGGTGTCCCCCGGCCCCCCGGGCGGGCTGGTGGCGGTGGCCCAGGTGACAAGCACGGGGGACAAGGAGCACAACTGGCGGCAGTGCTCGGCGCTGGTGCGGcgcgcggcggccgcgggggccCGGGCCGTGTTCCTGCCCGAGGGCTTCGACTTCATCGGGGAcagtccccagcacagcctggcgCTGGCAGAGCCGCTGCACGGGGACATCGTGGGACGCTACCGCCAGCTGGCCAG ggagtGTGACGTGTGGCTCTCCCTCGGGGGCTTCCACGAGCGTGGCCCGGACTGGGACAGCACCGGGCGGATCTACAACAGCCACCTGCTGCTGGACAGCTCGG gcgCGCTGGTGGCCGCGTACCGCAAGCTGCACCTGTTTGacgcggcgctgccgggggcgCCGGCGCTGTGCGAGAGCTCCTTCACCAACCCCGgccgggagctgctgccccccgTCGACACCCCCGTGGGCAAG ctggggctggccgTGTGCTATGACCTGCGTTTCCCGGAGCTGGCCCAGGCCCTGCGCGGGGCCGGTGCCCAGATCCTGACCTTCCCCTCGGCCTTCACCGTGCCCACCGGAGCCGCGCACTGGGAG GTGCTGCTGCGTGCCCGTGCCATCGAGTGCCAGTGCTACGTGGTGGCCGCGGCTCAGACCGGCCGGCACAACGCCAGCCGCGCGTCCTTCGGCCACTCGCTGGTGGCCGACCCCTGGGGCGCCGTGGTGGCCCAGTGCCACGaggggccggggctgtgcctggcCCAGCTCGACCTGGCCTACCTGGAGCAGGTGCGCAGGGACCTGCCCGTGCACGGCCACCGCCGTGGGGACATCTACGGGACTCTgccggggacaccggggacgTGA
- the NIT1 gene encoding deaminated glutathione amidase isoform X1 produces the protein MLRVAPRALLCCPPRASRAPQSSSAAGSHGSVPRARGVPRPIGVPLSLTVSPPRSPAAMAAPPDPSVSPGPPGGLVAVAQVTSTGDKEHNWRQCSALVRRAAAAGARAVFLPEGFDFIGDSPQHSLALAEPLHGDIVGRYRQLARECDVWLSLGGFHERGPDWDSTGRIYNSHLLLDSSGALVAAYRKLHLFDAALPGAPALCESSFTNPGRELLPPVDTPVGKLGLAVCYDLRFPELAQALRGAGAQILTFPSAFTVPTGAAHWEVLLRARAIECQCYVVAAAQTGRHNASRASFGHSLVADPWGAVVAQCHEGPGLCLAQLDLAYLEQVRRDLPVHGHRRGDIYGTLPGTPGT, from the exons AT gctgagggTGGCCCCCcgggccctgctgtgctgcccccCGAGAGCCTCGAGAGCCCCCCAGAGCTCCAGCGCGGCGGGCAG ccacGGCAGCGTTCCCAGAGCTCGTGGTGTCCCCAGGCCCATcggtgtccccctgtccctcacggtgtcccctccccgcagccccgcggccaTGGCAGCGCCCCCAGACCCCTCGGTGTCCCCCGGCCCCCCGGGCGGGCTGGTGGCGGTGGCCCAGGTGACAAGCACGGGGGACAAGGAGCACAACTGGCGGCAGTGCTCGGCGCTGGTGCGGcgcgcggcggccgcgggggccCGGGCCGTGTTCCTGCCCGAGGGCTTCGACTTCATCGGGGAcagtccccagcacagcctggcgCTGGCAGAGCCGCTGCACGGGGACATCGTGGGACGCTACCGCCAGCTGGCCAG ggagtGTGACGTGTGGCTCTCCCTCGGGGGCTTCCACGAGCGTGGCCCGGACTGGGACAGCACCGGGCGGATCTACAACAGCCACCTGCTGCTGGACAGCTCGG gcgCGCTGGTGGCCGCGTACCGCAAGCTGCACCTGTTTGacgcggcgctgccgggggcgCCGGCGCTGTGCGAGAGCTCCTTCACCAACCCCGgccgggagctgctgccccccgTCGACACCCCCGTGGGCAAG ctggggctggccgTGTGCTATGACCTGCGTTTCCCGGAGCTGGCCCAGGCCCTGCGCGGGGCCGGTGCCCAGATCCTGACCTTCCCCTCGGCCTTCACCGTGCCCACCGGAGCCGCGCACTGGGAG GTGCTGCTGCGTGCCCGTGCCATCGAGTGCCAGTGCTACGTGGTGGCCGCGGCTCAGACCGGCCGGCACAACGCCAGCCGCGCGTCCTTCGGCCACTCGCTGGTGGCCGACCCCTGGGGCGCCGTGGTGGCCCAGTGCCACGaggggccggggctgtgcctggcCCAGCTCGACCTGGCCTACCTGGAGCAGGTGCGCAGGGACCTGCCCGTGCACGGCCACCGCCGTGGGGACATCTACGGGACTCTgccggggacaccggggacgTGA